The window CAGAAAacttatgttaaaataaaataaaaaactgatttCAATATAATTGGGGTCCAATCAATTTACCATACCAAACTGACTCAACGAGTGAAGGCTCTCTGTGCctgcagaaagagaaaatgctAATTTCCCTAACCAAACTTTCTTTGGTGACAACAATGCAAACCGCACACATAAACAGCCGAGCTCACCACTGTGTGAACAGTCCGACCTTTGTCAGCCCAATAACTTTATGGTCAGTGACTCCCATGCAGCGGTGCAGTCCCCCTTCCAAGCCCTAAAGGTGTATTTGCGAGAATCACTGGACTCTGATCTAGAGGTCCACCATTCATCACACTGTTTTATTAGagtacacacaaaacaaacacacaggaccCAGCAGTAGCACCATGTCAGGACTGACATCTGCTCTCAGGGACACTTTATGGTTACAGTGTgtgctgtgcatgtgtgaaacTACTCGTAGAGCTCTGCGTTCATATTtaatatgtgtttatatttatttctcaGCACAAGTCTTGCTGTAAGTGCTTAGTGAGTAAATTATCACTTTTATAAAAGCAGATCAATGACTAATCTTCCTAAGGTGTCATAAATCTCTTTACTGCAGCCAAAACTGActgacttaataataataacttaataacttTGCAACTCGAACATAGCACTGTTAtgataatatttttttgtaaattcagaAATAACTTTTGAATATGCTGGTAGCTTAGgaaccaaaatttgcaaactaTTGttacaaaatagtttttaaaatagtttaaaagaAATGTGGATGCAGTGTAAATTTTAAATCCAATAAAAGTTCCACAGTTCTTGTATTTAGCAATATGTGGATATGACAGCTTCCCTGACACACCCAGCTGCTGTGGTTAACCTCCCAGTTTGCCCTCAAACAACACACATCAATACATTTGCCTACTTACGGTATGCTTAAAAGAAACTATTCATGCAGCCACAGTCTCCCACTGTGAGATCAATACTTTTATTGGTAGTACATGCACACAGATATACTTTCCTAAGGTGGTCCAGGTTTGCTTCCCGCGTCTGTCCCTTGGTTCACGGCCTCAGCCTGTGACAGAGACATCACTGTCTCACTCTGATAACACGGAGCCGCTTAATGTTTAGCCCaagatccacacacacacgcacagacacacagggaaGCAGAGGGATTACAAAGGCACAGAGACCCGTATGCTGTCCAGGGATGGAGGCGAGAAAACTAATTATGGGGAGAAAACGAGGTAGTTATGACCAAGGTGAGAATTATCATTGTGTATTGTTATGTTTGATAACTGTAGAAGACCACAGTGTGAGGCAAAATATGGCATTTGTTGTCATTGCATCCTTATATCGGTGGAAGTCAGTGAGGTGATGGAGTTATTCAGTGCTGTTGTGAGACCACTGTAgattctattttattttgtggagAAATAATTTAATGACAGATACAGTCACCATGTGGCATTGGTAAATGGCACTTTTTTTGCAGTGCAGAATGAAAACCTGTTGAAGATTTTCAAAGTCTTTAACTTGATAAGCCGTGCTATTAGTCTGTTACTCTAATCCCCGTTAGAGCTTGTACACACGCTGTGTGTCCCATGGAGGAGCAACAAAACAGGACTGTATACACACTGGAGGTATTATAATGTAGCAAAGAAATCTAGAGAAAAGGATGGGCTCtttcaaaaagaaataatattacttgtcaaaatgttattacattttaatgtatGCATCCtacaaacataaacatgcaTACTTTTCTTTCATGTATCAATTTCACTTACATGCATAACTATATCTCCGATTATTATGGTCAAAAATGTACTCATTGGACAGCATCTGTCACTGAAACAGATTTGCATTTCCTGTCGCAGTCAGTAACTCAATATTACTTACATGTGTTTTAAACCTGCAGTAACTTaacttttgtctctctctcctcacattGGGAATAATTGCACAATGTAATATGATGTATATTTGATCCTGTTGCCATATTTCCTTTTCCCTATTAGCTCTGACAATCCAGTCATTGCTGGTTGGCATAAAAGACATCACTAGCAGTtcaccacagacaccagatttaaaatcTTTACCTGCCAGTGATTGGCTTTaccagcattgtgtgaacttgtttgGCAAGGGCATGAATGTAACAGACGTTCATTTATGTGTAAAAGTCCCGCACTCCAGCTTTAACTTCACAAGTAATagtcaacattttgggaaaaacgctcattcgtgagaagattgatggcactctcatgtctgtactgCAAATATGTAGCTGGatgcagcagctggttagcttagcttagcataaagactggaaatggagGCGaacagcttgcctggctctgtccaaagataacaaaatccacTTACCAGCTCCTCTAAGGTTTACAAATTAACATAGTTTAATCAATACAAAAACGTATTAAAAATTTGTCTAGGGTTGTGCGTCAAACAATGTTTTGTCTGGGCGCAGTAACTTTTTAACTTCAGGAAGTTACTGCTCATGGCCAAGAAATACTGTGTTATTGATCAtccatctaactctcagcaaaaaGTGAATAATaaattcccaaaatgtcaaactattaaattttaaatgatattCATTAAAGAGCCGAAATGTAGTAATAACAGGCATTTCAAATGGATCATTGTAACCTATGCATTTAATTTCTATTGGGACAGAATGTTAGTCAACTTTAACATCATCAAGCtcatgtacatattttatataaactGACATTAGGGAagggtggtgtggtgtggtgtggtgtggtgtggtgtggtggATAGTGCTGGttaccccggcctttctgtgtggagtttgcatgttcttcctgTGTCTGTGGTGTGGGTTCTCGCCAGGTAAATTGTCCTAAGGTGTGaatgtgactggttgtttgtctatgtgtggccctgtgatggattggtgatctgtccagggtgtaccccaccttttgcctgatgtcagctgggattggctgcagtgaccctgtacgcaggaaaagcagttgacgatggatggatgatattAGGGAtgctaattttctttttttttctctttagaTGGAATAGGCCTGAAGGCCATACCTTCACTCTAAACTATAAAGAATCTTTTGAAAAATCTGCTAAAGTTATTTACAATTGCAATTTCTTTGTGACAGGGACTGGTATTGAAGATGAAGCTTTAGCAGAGCCACATGGGAGAGTCTCAAGTCGTCCTCTCTCTGCTGTAGTTCGCCTCTATGTGTACGCGCTGCATGGCTGCCTCTGTGAGGTGGTCTTCACTGCTGTGTGGGACTGGTGCAGCACCCAGGACAGGAGGCTGGCAGGTCACAGCAGCCTGTGGGCGCTACCTATGTACGCTACCGCAATCTACTTCATGGAGAGCCTGAGATCCCAGCTGCTGGATAAGCGTCACCCACTGCCAGTGCGTCTGATCGCCTACACCATGTTCATTTACCTATGGGAGTTCAGCTGGGGGGCAGGGCTGAGGCTGCTGGGGGCATGTCCATGGGACTACTCAGGTTATAAGTACAACCTGGGAGGACTGGTTACACTGGAGTATGCACTACCATGGGCTGTGGCAGCATTTTTAGCAGAGAAGCATGTGATCAGGAACACTCTGAGGATAAGACTGCACAACTAAACTGATATCAGTCTGGAATAATGTGCTTCCAAGGGCAACCATAAAGCATTCATGGACATTGTTTTAGGAACACCACACTTTTGTGATCTTAACATTTTGATATTACTGTAAAAGGTTGGTGCACATGCTGCCCCTCCCTGAGCTGTGTCATTAAATCGGACAAcctttttcagttcagtttgtgAGCGTTTTTGTCTCTCACAGTCTGATTTTATGTTAGGTCAACTGATTTGGTAGCCGATGTAACTTACTGGATGACAGCTGTAAAGGAACAGTTTGGGATTTGGGGAA is drawn from Micropterus dolomieu isolate WLL.071019.BEF.003 ecotype Adirondacks unplaced genomic scaffold, ASM2129224v1 contig_12960, whole genome shotgun sequence and contains these coding sequences:
- the LOC123966229 gene encoding transmembrane protein 229B-like, with the translated sequence MGRKRGSYDQGTGIEDEALAEPHGRVSSRPLSAVVRLYVYALHGCLCEVVFTAVWDWCSTQDRRLAGHSSLWALPMYATAIYFMESLRSQLLDKRHPLPVRLIAYTMFIYLWEFSWGAGLRLLGACPWDYSGYKYNLGGLVTLEYALPWAVAAFLAEKHVIRNTLRIRLHN